The Candidatus Bathyanammoxibius amoris genome includes a window with the following:
- a CDS encoding HAD-IIIA family hydrolase, whose protein sequence is MGLKDIKLLVVDVDGVLTDGRIFCSDSGEEQKVFHVRDGSGITYWHRSGLKSVIISGRASKAVEHRARELGIADVYQGATDKLEVYERMIEKHKMKDEEVCYIGDDLIDLPVLRRVGFSVAVAGSPEELLSAVDYVTVAPGGGGAVREVVEKVLKLQGKWGAVLKRYV, encoded by the coding sequence GTGGGACTAAAGGACATAAAGCTCTTGGTTGTTGACGTCGACGGCGTGCTGACTGACGGCAGGATATTTTGCAGCGACAGCGGGGAGGAACAAAAGGTCTTTCACGTGAGAGACGGTTCGGGGATAACATACTGGCACCGGAGCGGCCTTAAATCAGTTATTATCAGCGGGAGGGCCTCAAAGGCCGTCGAGCACAGGGCCAGGGAGCTTGGGATAGCGGACGTCTACCAGGGCGCCACGGATAAGCTTGAGGTTTATGAAAGGATGATAGAGAAGCATAAGATGAAGGACGAAGAGGTTTGTTATATCGGAGACGACCTGATAGACCTGCCCGTGCTGAGACGTGTGGGGTTTTCAGTTGCTGTGGCGGGTTCACCCGAGGAGTTATTGAGTGCCGTGGATTACGTGACGGTGGCTCCGGGCGGAGGGGGTGCGGTAAGAGAGGTGGTGGAAAAGGTGTTAAAATTGCAGGGTAAGTGGGGAGCCGTTTTGAAAAGGTACGTGTAA
- the lptC gene encoding LPS export ABC transporter periplasmic protein LptC, whose protein sequence is MSKKRIILFAVLGCLLLSAVLSLFGVIPNKYAVTHKVESKDPYRGKSYTELQETAGEGTQVSQYIRDFNLPRYDETGEEVFTIVGKEAFLVNDSVYKINRPEIHLKGSAMDFGSSDEDEEEETEASAEDTGDSEAQDMVITAKKGEMDRLSNKGVLTGNVVVRLGNNTTLKTEYLIYYPDEKKAITDHPVAIQSEKMNVTGVGMEAEMGSGRMWIEKSVVAEIKGSQSGAFMVSFGKGEKEKKEAPKRIYIRCNGKMVFEKEPNMVTFHDNVRVRKGDSTMTSDKLIIIFGKDADKPKMIVGEGNVTASDGVKVAKGDFLVWDAVTDATTLKGTPTASFFEKKMSIISPKLLFYQAEDKVIAPKGGQLITKGFDDKDDKDGMLGSGSVTITWKGRMNFEKAKRRAVFEDDVHLTRRDFKLNSEKLIIGFDEEEGRKVNSMRATGGVYIVEKNEDNLREVYGEEAVWEKDTGVIEVLGEGTLYIQGKGGAGNKGMTNISWGRKMVRDEANKKISFFENVLALKGNEQVECNQLNAFLGEDGSKVRRVVALGDVVYNDTKEDGIEGLGDVLEWDWKQSKMILSGTPTAEIRRHGVKTFAKRVYYDPKSQRLSWREKPHWQIPLGGRDAGVNVPITLY, encoded by the coding sequence ATGAGTAAGAAGAGAATAATATTGTTTGCCGTGCTGGGGTGCCTCCTGCTTAGTGCCGTATTGTCGCTATTCGGGGTCATTCCCAACAAGTATGCCGTAACTCATAAGGTGGAGTCGAAAGACCCCTACAGGGGAAAGTCGTATACCGAGCTCCAAGAGACCGCCGGGGAAGGAACGCAGGTAAGCCAGTACATCAGGGATTTCAATCTCCCGAGATACGATGAAACGGGGGAAGAGGTTTTTACTATTGTAGGTAAGGAGGCATTTCTCGTAAACGACTCGGTTTACAAGATAAACAGGCCGGAGATTCATTTGAAGGGTTCTGCCATGGACTTTGGCTCTTCCGATGAGGACGAGGAAGAGGAAACAGAGGCTTCTGCGGAAGACACGGGCGATTCTGAAGCTCAGGACATGGTAATAACCGCCAAAAAGGGAGAGATGGACCGGCTGTCAAACAAGGGCGTCCTGACAGGTAATGTGGTGGTGAGACTGGGGAATAATACCACACTGAAGACGGAGTATCTCATATATTACCCGGACGAGAAGAAAGCTATAACCGATCACCCCGTTGCTATTCAGAGTGAGAAGATGAACGTTACGGGCGTGGGTATGGAGGCCGAAATGGGCAGCGGGAGGATGTGGATTGAAAAGTCCGTTGTGGCTGAGATAAAGGGCTCGCAAAGCGGTGCGTTTATGGTCTCCTTTGGCAAGGGTGAGAAGGAGAAGAAAGAGGCACCCAAAAGGATTTATATACGCTGCAACGGGAAAATGGTCTTTGAGAAGGAACCAAACATGGTTACCTTTCATGACAACGTAAGGGTCAGAAAGGGTGATTCTACGATGACGTCAGATAAGTTGATAATTATCTTTGGCAAGGACGCCGATAAACCAAAGATGATTGTCGGTGAGGGCAACGTCACGGCCTCGGACGGCGTGAAGGTGGCCAAAGGCGATTTCCTTGTCTGGGACGCGGTTACTGACGCCACCACCCTGAAAGGAACGCCCACCGCATCCTTTTTCGAGAAGAAGATGTCTATAATCTCCCCGAAGCTGTTGTTTTATCAGGCGGAAGACAAGGTGATTGCCCCGAAGGGCGGCCAGCTGATCACAAAAGGTTTCGATGACAAAGACGACAAGGACGGGATGTTGGGTTCTGGAAGTGTTACCATCACGTGGAAGGGCAGGATGAACTTTGAGAAGGCCAAGAGACGGGCGGTTTTTGAAGATGATGTCCATTTGACCCGAAGAGATTTCAAGCTGAACAGCGAAAAGCTCATAATCGGTTTTGATGAGGAAGAAGGCCGTAAAGTAAACTCGATGAGGGCGACAGGTGGAGTGTATATTGTGGAGAAAAATGAGGATAATCTCAGAGAGGTTTATGGAGAAGAGGCGGTCTGGGAGAAAGACACCGGCGTGATTGAGGTCCTGGGGGAGGGCACACTGTATATTCAGGGTAAGGGGGGAGCCGGAAACAAGGGTATGACAAACATAAGTTGGGGCAGAAAGATGGTCAGGGACGAGGCCAACAAAAAAATCAGTTTCTTCGAGAACGTTTTGGCCCTTAAGGGAAATGAACAGGTGGAGTGCAATCAGCTTAATGCCTTTCTCGGAGAGGACGGGAGCAAGGTAAGGCGTGTGGTGGCCCTGGGAGACGTGGTGTATAACGACACAAAGGAAGACGGTATTGAAGGCCTTGGTGACGTTTTGGAATGGGACTGGAAGCAAAGCAAGATGATCCTTAGCGGCACTCCGACGGCAGAGATAAGGAGGCACGGGGTAAAGACTTTTGCGAAAAGGGTATACTATGACCCAAAGTCCCAGCGTTTGAGTTGGAGGGAAAAACCGCATTGGCAGATACCTCTTGGGGGGCGGGACGCCGGTGTCAACGTGCCCATAACACTGTATTAA
- the yidD gene encoding membrane protein insertion efficiency factor YidD: MSFLVISAVKMYQRYISPLMPRSCRYSPTCSEYMIEAIEKKGVISGIPTGIWRILRCHPLGGSGYNPVD; this comes from the coding sequence ATGAGTTTTCTGGTAATCAGCGCCGTCAAAATGTATCAACGTTACATATCGCCCCTTATGCCGCGTTCCTGCCGCTACTCCCCCACCTGTTCGGAGTATATGATAGAGGCCATAGAGAAGAAAGGGGTTATATCAGGTATCCCCACGGGCATCTGGCGCATCCTGCGCTGCCACCCGCTGGGCGGCTCAGGCTACAACCCGGTGGATTAG
- a CDS encoding DegT/DnrJ/EryC1/StrS family aminotransferase, whose protein sequence is MTIKKIPFIDLHTQYRSIRDEIRQALDRVVDSTSFILGEEVERFEKNFAAYLGAKYCVALNSGTSALHLALVALGVKEGDEVITSPHGFIAPAEAISYTGATPVFVDIDAGSLNLDVTLAGKAITRKTRAIMPVHLYGHPVDMARLMELAGERDIPVIEDAAQAHGAECLIEANGSGRWKKAGSIGDIGCFSFYPTKNLGACGEGGAVVTDSGELSEKIRMLRNHGQKGKEYLHPFIGYNYRMSAFQGAVLAVKLKKLDEWVEARRGKAALYDEGLKDTPLKTPPKEKNLKGVYHQYVVMVKNRDGLKRYLEERGVETGIYYPLLIPSQEAYRHLGYKEGDFPAAEACAKECLSLPLYPELEEKAIRYVCDCIRDFLAKP, encoded by the coding sequence ATGACTATAAAGAAGATCCCGTTCATAGACCTGCATACTCAGTACCGGTCTATAAGGGATGAAATACGACAAGCGCTTGACAGAGTAGTTGACAGTACAAGCTTCATCCTTGGTGAGGAAGTTGAGCGTTTCGAGAAAAATTTTGCCGCGTACCTGGGTGCGAAGTACTGCGTGGCCCTCAACTCCGGCACCTCGGCACTCCACCTTGCCTTGGTTGCACTGGGCGTTAAGGAAGGCGACGAGGTCATTACCTCACCCCACGGCTTTATCGCCCCCGCAGAAGCAATCTCCTATACAGGCGCAACACCCGTCTTTGTAGACATAGATGCCGGGAGCCTTAACCTTGACGTCACCCTGGCAGGGAAAGCAATTACACGAAAAACCAGGGCCATCATGCCCGTCCACCTCTACGGCCACCCTGTTGACATGGCGAGGCTCATGGAACTTGCCGGGGAACGTGACATCCCTGTGATAGAGGATGCCGCCCAGGCACACGGCGCCGAATGTCTCATCGAAGCTAATGGTAGCGGCAGGTGGAAGAAGGCCGGTTCCATAGGGGACATTGGTTGTTTCAGCTTCTATCCCACAAAAAACCTAGGCGCCTGCGGTGAAGGGGGCGCGGTGGTGACCGACAGCGGGGAACTCTCTGAGAAGATAAGGATGTTGAGGAATCACGGACAAAAGGGTAAAGAGTACCTTCACCCGTTCATCGGGTACAATTATCGAATGAGCGCGTTTCAGGGGGCGGTGCTGGCGGTAAAACTGAAAAAGTTGGACGAGTGGGTTGAGGCCCGGCGCGGCAAAGCGGCACTATACGACGAGGGGTTGAAAGACACGCCGCTAAAAACCCCTCCGAAGGAGAAGAACCTGAAAGGGGTGTATCATCAGTACGTGGTAATGGTTAAGAATAGAGACGGGTTGAAAAGGTATCTTGAAGAAAGAGGCGTCGAGACGGGGATTTATTATCCGCTGCTTATTCCGTCTCAGGAAGCATACCGGCACCTGGGATACAAGGAGGGTGATTTCCCCGCCGCGGAGGCGTGCGCAAAGGAATGTCTCAGCCTGCCCCTCTATCCTGAGCTTGAGGAAAAAGCCATCCGGTACGTCTGCGACTGCATAAGAGATTTTCTGGCGAAACCGTAA
- the alr gene encoding alanine racemase, producing MQSPGKNWVEVDLASITHNVRMVRKKIGRSVGIIGVVKSEAYGHGASRVARLLESLDAEMLAVASVEEGIALRDRGIKTPILVLGCIFPEEAGVLLRYSLIPTLCDNVLTQKVSECAGTIGKVAKVHVKIDTGMGSLGVHHSDAVKFITEVANTENLFIEGLFTHFSSSSEINTGHTHEQLRIFKDIIREIESLGIRVPLKHAANSGAILRTPESLFNMVRPGMLLYGLCPSCSDIKHRGHAIGVRPAMALKTSLGFIKDVPAGETVSYGRTFKARRPTRVGVLPLGYDNGYIRALSNRSEVIIHGRRAPVIGRVRMNFVHVDITDVPGAKVGDEVILFGGHGNPSISAEEVAGLMGTIPYEVVCAAGRSNHRVYINETTRDGYKDDYKEDPVHRPAYSVPVYKG from the coding sequence GTGCAATCACCCGGTAAGAACTGGGTAGAAGTCGATCTCGCATCCATCACCCATAACGTCCGCATGGTCCGTAAGAAGATCGGCCGCAGTGTGGGCATTATCGGTGTGGTAAAGTCTGAGGCCTACGGCCACGGCGCCTCGCGCGTCGCCCGCCTCTTAGAGTCACTGGACGCAGAGATGCTGGCTGTTGCCAGTGTTGAAGAGGGGATAGCCCTGCGGGACAGGGGCATAAAGACGCCTATCCTGGTCCTGGGCTGTATATTCCCGGAAGAAGCTGGCGTCCTCCTCAGATATTCTCTTATACCCACCCTCTGCGATAACGTTCTAACACAAAAGGTCTCCGAGTGTGCCGGGACTATCGGCAAGGTGGCAAAGGTCCATGTGAAGATAGACACTGGCATGGGCAGCCTGGGTGTCCACCACAGCGATGCGGTAAAATTTATAACGGAGGTGGCAAATACCGAAAACCTGTTTATCGAAGGTTTATTCACACACTTCAGCTCTTCCTCTGAAATAAATACTGGCCATACGCATGAGCAGCTTCGTATCTTTAAGGATATTATAAGAGAGATTGAGTCCCTGGGTATCCGCGTGCCCCTAAAGCATGCGGCGAACAGCGGCGCGATATTGCGAACGCCCGAGTCCTTGTTTAACATGGTTCGCCCGGGTATGCTGCTATACGGGCTGTGCCCGTCATGCTCAGACATTAAACACAGGGGACACGCAATAGGTGTCCGCCCTGCAATGGCGCTTAAGACCAGCCTCGGCTTTATAAAGGACGTCCCGGCTGGTGAGACGGTCAGTTATGGACGTACGTTCAAGGCCCGGAGGCCCACGAGGGTAGGCGTGTTGCCCCTGGGTTATGACAACGGTTACATACGGGCCCTGTCCAACAGGAGCGAAGTAATCATTCACGGGCGGCGCGCGCCGGTCATCGGGCGGGTGCGCATGAACTTCGTGCACGTGGATATAACTGACGTGCCCGGGGCAAAGGTGGGTGACGAAGTAATCCTGTTTGGCGGACATGGCAACCCGTCCATCTCGGCGGAGGAGGTGGCGGGGCTCATGGGTACTATCCCTTACGAGGTGGTCTGCGCGGCAGGGAGGTCAAACCACAGGGTATACATTAACGAGACCACCAGGGATGGCTATAAAGATGACTATAAAGAAGATCCCGTTCATAGACCTGCATACTCAGTACCGGTCTATAAGGGATGA
- the rnpA gene encoding ribonuclease P protein component — MRKDHMGDTAHIKKDTRFKQAERLKKRKDFDRVFEGRVVFRGKNFNAYVLPNALKFSRLGIMLSKKVGGAVARNRIKRLLRECFRLNKALLGPGLDVVLLPRRGFPNTYEGAEAEFKIFAGWCNARRPK; from the coding sequence ATGCGCAAAGACCATATGGGCGACACGGCACACATAAAAAAAGATACACGATTTAAACAGGCGGAGAGGCTGAAAAAGAGGAAGGACTTCGACAGGGTATTCGAAGGCAGGGTTGTTTTCCGCGGCAAGAACTTTAACGCCTACGTACTCCCGAACGCCCTCAAGTTCTCGCGCCTGGGGATAATGCTGTCCAAAAAGGTCGGCGGTGCCGTAGCGCGAAACCGCATCAAACGTCTCCTCCGGGAGTGTTTTCGGTTGAATAAGGCGTTGCTTGGGCCCGGGCTTGACGTCGTCCTTTTGCCCAGGAGGGGCTTCCCAAACACATACGAGGGCGCGGAGGCAGAGTTTAAGATATTTGCAGGCTGGTGTAACGCGAGAAGGCCCAAATGA
- a CDS encoding HEAT repeat domain-containing protein — protein sequence MKSRVVVSLYVIVLLQCFLAAPAFPESPAEVLIAANSGVLEEAPENTMYAFEMAVEQKASILKVDVRGTKDGGLVIMRDATIDRTTNGKGLVGDMLLEEIKVYDAGSWRGKQFKGEPVPLLREVLRFAKINGLKVILDVKDQGLENNILALVESLGMMKKVYFWGVLSHLRESEPSLVGQDLVFLTPEELTPSNIKQAHTRHKDVMTSLLNCDDMEKMRKVMLKGPDIILVDFPAVANEALTFRERRRAIRRIQKRDALTTVPFDGRLYGVGSDDAFMFEERGGGIGGIDLLDPVGVLQGLLFGKEEVEYVDGLEKGTPKAELRKEVRSLALDLYEPGLSEKGFFGKATSKFMKGMSDEEADDSRMAALEMTSLPPFAVIPQLVHALGSKRPAVRDNAVWALGLIGDYNVIPEVVVLLEDVNQEVDIRRSAALALGRLRQTYAVEPLRDVLVESNIPPVRYDAARSLGDIGDASAVGDLIRTTEGSADWRVKAACVGALGKIGDPGAVTRLGELLRQNTGAPHSIWARHRAAWALSSIGEDSLRVLLAGLRDDEEFIRRKSAWAMVRIGKPAIPALIRGLRDPNARVRLRGALALGWIGDTKAVPSLARSMYDEDFEVRQAVVWAIGHIGGVRADKVLEKLVNSDDDERIKELAGEAIARGSKKNKGYRR from the coding sequence TTGAAAAGTAGAGTCGTAGTATCTCTTTATGTAATTGTCCTTTTGCAGTGTTTTCTTGCTGCGCCGGCCTTTCCGGAGTCACCTGCAGAAGTGCTGATAGCCGCAAACAGCGGTGTCTTGGAGGAGGCTCCGGAGAACACCATGTATGCGTTTGAGATGGCCGTTGAACAGAAAGCGAGTATCCTTAAGGTTGACGTACGGGGGACGAAGGATGGGGGACTCGTCATTATGAGGGACGCCACTATTGACAGGACCACAAACGGCAAAGGACTTGTGGGTGATATGCTCCTGGAAGAGATTAAGGTATATGACGCGGGCTCATGGCGGGGCAAACAGTTCAAAGGTGAACCAGTTCCCCTCCTCAGGGAGGTATTAAGGTTCGCCAAGATAAACGGTCTTAAGGTTATACTGGACGTCAAGGACCAGGGGCTGGAGAACAACATCCTGGCCCTTGTAGAAAGTCTGGGGATGATGAAAAAGGTCTATTTCTGGGGTGTATTGAGCCATTTAAGAGAATCAGAACCCTCATTGGTGGGGCAGGATCTTGTGTTTCTCACCCCGGAAGAGTTGACGCCTTCTAACATAAAACAGGCACATACCCGTCATAAGGACGTCATGACCTCTCTATTGAATTGCGATGACATGGAGAAGATGCGGAAGGTCATGCTGAAGGGGCCAGACATTATACTGGTAGACTTTCCTGCAGTCGCCAACGAGGCGTTGACTTTCAGAGAGCGGCGTAGAGCGATAAGGAGGATACAGAAACGCGACGCCCTGACCACAGTACCTTTCGATGGGCGCCTCTACGGAGTGGGTAGTGACGATGCGTTTATGTTTGAGGAGCGAGGAGGTGGTATTGGAGGCATAGACCTTCTTGACCCGGTAGGCGTCTTGCAAGGTCTCCTTTTTGGGAAGGAGGAGGTCGAATATGTTGACGGTCTGGAGAAGGGTACCCCCAAGGCCGAACTTCGCAAGGAGGTAAGGTCCCTGGCTCTGGACCTGTATGAGCCGGGTTTGAGTGAAAAGGGTTTTTTTGGAAAGGCCACCAGCAAGTTTATGAAAGGGATGAGTGATGAGGAGGCCGATGACTCCAGGATGGCCGCACTTGAGATGACGTCGCTTCCTCCTTTTGCGGTGATTCCGCAGCTTGTCCATGCCTTGGGCTCTAAAAGGCCGGCAGTAAGGGACAATGCAGTTTGGGCCCTGGGGCTTATTGGTGACTATAATGTTATACCAGAGGTGGTCGTGTTGTTAGAAGACGTGAATCAAGAGGTTGATATCAGGAGGAGCGCGGCTTTAGCGCTTGGCAGACTTCGGCAGACCTATGCGGTAGAACCCCTGCGGGACGTACTTGTGGAAAGCAACATACCACCTGTGAGGTATGATGCGGCAAGGTCACTTGGGGATATTGGAGACGCCAGCGCCGTGGGTGACCTGATAAGGACCACTGAGGGAAGCGCTGACTGGAGGGTAAAGGCCGCCTGTGTAGGGGCGTTAGGTAAGATTGGCGACCCCGGCGCGGTGACCAGGCTTGGCGAACTGCTGAGGCAGAATACGGGGGCCCCGCATTCCATATGGGCCCGTCACCGGGCGGCTTGGGCCCTTTCATCAATAGGAGAAGACTCGCTCAGGGTCCTTCTGGCCGGCCTGAGAGACGATGAAGAATTTATTAGAAGAAAAAGTGCATGGGCGATGGTAAGGATAGGGAAGCCCGCCATTCCTGCACTTATAAGGGGATTAAGGGACCCCAATGCGAGAGTCAGGTTAAGGGGTGCTCTGGCACTAGGTTGGATAGGAGACACCAAGGCCGTACCGTCTCTGGCCCGTTCCATGTATGATGAGGATTTTGAGGTGAGGCAGGCCGTTGTGTGGGCCATCGGGCACATAGGCGGTGTCAGGGCGGACAAGGTGTTGGAAAAGCTCGTGAATTCTGACGACGATGAGAGAATAAAGGAATTAGCGGGGGAAGCCATCGCAAGAGGGTCGAAGAAAAATAAGGGGTATCGGAGGTGA
- a CDS encoding KpsF/GutQ family sugar-phosphate isomerase, with translation MKETSQDIQFGKEVLELEARAVQNLIEKIDDGFQRAVDLIFNCSGRVVVTGIGKAGIVGQKVSATLASTGTPSYWLHPVDARHGDLGRVVKEDVVLAFSYSGQTEVVLLLPHVRKIGAKVVSITGDSESSLALHSDVVLETGRIEEPCHLGLAPSASSTAMLALGDALALTVFKKRNLKKEDFAAYHPGGELGKKLITVDMVMRTGDGNPVTSESTTVSEALKAMTYTKGSPGAVSMVDAGGRLCGFFTDGDLRRHLENGHDFLNKPIKEIMTTEPTTVKMGSLAADVYRVLRDHKIDQLPVVDDKGVPVGLVDVQDLLDVGY, from the coding sequence GTGAAGGAAACCAGCCAGGACATCCAGTTCGGCAAAGAGGTCTTAGAGCTTGAGGCCCGGGCCGTACAAAATCTTATCGAAAAGATAGACGACGGCTTCCAGCGGGCGGTAGACCTCATCTTCAATTGCAGCGGGCGCGTGGTGGTTACGGGAATTGGCAAGGCCGGCATAGTAGGCCAAAAGGTCTCTGCCACGCTTGCCTCCACAGGGACCCCCTCATACTGGCTGCATCCGGTGGATGCGCGCCACGGCGACCTGGGCAGGGTGGTTAAGGAAGACGTGGTGCTTGCGTTCTCATACAGCGGTCAGACGGAGGTCGTGCTGTTACTTCCCCACGTGAGGAAGATAGGCGCGAAGGTTGTGTCCATAACGGGTGACAGCGAGTCCTCTCTTGCGCTCCACAGCGACGTGGTACTGGAGACAGGGAGGATAGAGGAGCCGTGCCACCTGGGCCTGGCACCCAGCGCGAGCTCAACGGCCATGCTGGCCCTTGGCGATGCGCTGGCACTCACTGTATTCAAGAAGAGAAACCTTAAGAAAGAGGATTTTGCGGCCTATCACCCCGGCGGGGAACTGGGCAAGAAACTCATTACCGTTGATATGGTTATGCGTACGGGGGACGGTAATCCCGTTACGTCTGAATCTACCACTGTTAGTGAAGCGCTTAAGGCCATGACGTATACCAAAGGCAGCCCCGGGGCGGTAAGCATGGTGGATGCAGGCGGCCGGCTCTGTGGCTTCTTTACCGACGGGGACCTCAGAAGGCATCTGGAAAACGGACATGACTTCCTTAATAAGCCAATAAAGGAGATAATGACCACAGAACCGACGACCGTCAAGATGGGTTCCCTTGCTGCAGACGTTTACAGGGTCTTGAGGGATCACAAGATAGACCAGCTTCCGGTCGTGGACGATAAGGGTGTGCCGGTGGGTTTAGTAGACGTACAAGACCTCCTGGATGTGGGATACTGA
- a CDS encoding class I SAM-dependent methyltransferase, translating to MNTENSDVRERLRKGYQDEVVAGTYEGERDFREGDLSLHYETEVLAISEALREVRGPILEVAVGTGRLCRRLKRFGTGYVGMDVSMQMLTEAKKNLWQNRHWPQLVRGDAFQLPFGDGRFSAVVSFRFVKHLDKSGRGDMYREIRRMLCDGGLLIFDFYGWRRRVSKEEDSDRLTVAALRAELDSNGLELIKVYGTRHVICDAMSVPFRWLKIRPAVQAAGWVGVKVLSPLDELLDRSRGGVAVCKKT from the coding sequence ATGAACACAGAGAACTCGGACGTAAGAGAACGCCTCCGAAAAGGTTATCAGGATGAAGTGGTCGCCGGAACGTATGAAGGAGAGAGGGATTTCCGGGAGGGAGACCTGTCACTGCATTACGAGACCGAGGTACTGGCCATCTCAGAGGCCCTCAGGGAGGTGAGAGGGCCTATATTGGAAGTGGCGGTAGGGACAGGAAGACTGTGCAGAAGGCTCAAGCGGTTCGGCACCGGCTACGTGGGAATGGACGTATCCATGCAGATGCTTACAGAAGCGAAGAAGAACCTGTGGCAGAATAGACACTGGCCCCAGCTCGTAAGAGGCGACGCCTTTCAATTACCCTTCGGGGATGGACGTTTTAGTGCCGTCGTATCCTTCCGTTTCGTAAAACACCTCGATAAATCCGGCCGGGGGGACATGTATAGAGAGATCAGACGGATGCTCTGTGACGGAGGTCTTCTCATATTTGACTTCTACGGGTGGAGGAGGAGGGTATCCAAAGAAGAGGATAGTGACAGGCTCACCGTGGCGGCCCTGAGGGCGGAACTGGACAGTAATGGCCTGGAGCTGATAAAAGTCTATGGGACCCGGCACGTCATCTGCGACGCAATGTCCGTCCCCTTCAGATGGCTCAAGATACGCCCGGCAGTACAGGCGGCAGGATGGGTTGGGGTAAAGGTCTTGAGCCCGCTGGATGAACTACTTGACCGGTCGAGGGGCGGGGTCGCAGTATGTAAGAAGACGTAA